A region of the Acinetobacter defluvii genome:
TCGACCAGGAATTAACGCTAAATTTTGTAAACCATACAATTTTTGTGTGGTTGTCCATAACACAAAATCATGCCACGCTTGTCCTGCACCCACTTTTAAAGTTCGACTGCTTTCATTTTCAGATAAAAGCTCAATACCTTGAATATCCATATGCATCACCAAAGCATGAATATTCTTTGGTAGTAGTAGATTACTCCCACCTGATAAAATCAAAACATTTAATTGTTCCGAATGGGCATACGCCAAAGCATCTACCACATCTTGTGGTGAATGAATTTGCACATAATCTGAAGCAAGCACATCTAAATTCAAGGTATTAAATGCTTTCAGTGAAACGTTTTTTTGAATGTTCATCGTCAACCTTTTAGTACTGCGCTTGTTTTTTAAAGTGTTCAATCCATGCTTGACTACTTGACTCACATTGATCAAGCACACGTTCAAAGCCCTCTGCCCCACCATAATAAGGGTCAGGTAAAGCTTGTTTTAAATACATTGGATCATGTTCACTCATTAAGGCAATTTCAGCACGAATCTGACGACCTTGATATTCACGTTCAGTTTTATGTTTTAAATTTTGAATATTGTGTAAATTTTCTAAGTCCATCGCTAAAATTAAATCAAACTCAAAAAAATCGACCATTTGTAATTGTCTAGCCCGTAATGCAGATAAATCATATCCCCGAGCTTTGGCATGTTGTTGACTACGTTCATCAGGTGCTTTATTAGGATGATAATTACTCGTTCCTGCGGAATCGACCTGAATATTAAGTTGGTGTGTGTCACAGTATTGACGCAACACAACTTCAGCAGTTGGAGAACGACAGATATTTCCTAAACACACACATAACACCTTGTATGGCGTTTTGGATGACATAACAACCTCAATTGATCATTTCTTTTCGCTTGGCTTATGTTAAGTTATTTACAGCATGAATCCCATAGTCAGACAAAACAATAATGTTTAATTTATGATGATAGATTAAGGATAATACACATGAGCCATTTTCAATTTC
Encoded here:
- a CDS encoding low molecular weight protein-tyrosine-phosphatase produces the protein MSSKTPYKVLCVCLGNICRSPTAEVVLRQYCDTHQLNIQVDSAGTSNYHPNKAPDERSQQHAKARGYDLSALRARQLQMVDFFEFDLILAMDLENLHNIQNLKHKTEREYQGRQIRAEIALMSEHDPMYLKQALPDPYYGGAEGFERVLDQCESSSQAWIEHFKKQAQY